The Gossypium hirsutum isolate 1008001.06 chromosome A03, Gossypium_hirsutum_v2.1, whole genome shotgun sequence genome contains the following window.
GCCATTCATTCTTTTTCTAAACAACATGTCTCTCATTTGTTAGTGTTGTAATTCcaattttatgttaataaaatttaaaatgaaaaatgcttTTAGCATATACTttacatttattttcacaatgGAATTTTAATctagaatttatatttggtgattGTAAAAGTATTTATATACTAACAGTGAATCACAATATGAGATTTTATCACTTAACtcgtaaatttaaaaatattttaaaattttcaaaatcacaatTGAATAAGTTATTAACAAGtcataaatgttatatttttaaatattttattacttaatttacactatttttaaaatttaagttttcaaatatgcctggaaaatattttaattatttgctTATCATTTATAATGCATcaactataaaattaatatatcgATGTAATAAATTAGACTTATGTcatgagaaaaattaaaattaatatatttataattatttgaatttgaatttgaattttaaaaaatcaaatttattatttatctacATTTGTTAATTACATGGAAGATAATAATTAtaacttcaaaattcaaattttcaatagaAAGAAATTACAAGTATCCAAATTTAAATTCGTTTGCAGATATAAATCATTcgttaaaatattatttccagGTGGTGTCATGTAGATCCGTACAGTACTTGTTTTTTGCAGTTGATTAGAACCGTTAGATCTTCCAGGTTCTCGACCGTTGCAAACATGTAGACCCACTCAGCAAAAACTTCAACGGTTCAGATTTAATCATAATGCCCCACATCAACGGTCAAGATGCAAACCACGACCGTGCTTTGTAGTCGTTACTAAAAAGCACAAAAAATCTAAGTAGTAAAGAAGCCAAAGCCAATCAGTCAAGGCCAAAGCAAAAGCAATAAAAGCATAAAAGCAAACCCTCTTACTACAGCAAATGACAACCGTTTGATTTCCCAGAGATCCGTGATAGAAACTATCCAACGGTTATTATTGAATCCTGATATCTATATAACCCCCCCCCCCCCCGAGGTCCTTTCCCCTTCCTCGTACGTACTCTAaggcaaaaaagaagaaaattaaaaatctcCATTATTTTAAATCCTTCTTTGCATTTCTTTTAACGGCAATGGCTCTCTCTCGTTTTGTTTACTTAATCACGGTGGCATTGCTTTTTTGCTCCGTTATAGCACAATCTCCGACGCCGTCCCCTGTTTCTTCGCAGAAGAAATCTCCGACACCGGTCTCTTCACCTCCTACAATATCTGCTCCGTCTCCGTCGGAGGTTCCGTCAGCGACTACACCGTCTCCAGCAACTGTTGAGTCACCTCCATCTCCTTCTGCTCTGTCACCGAATGCTAGTCCCACTTCAATTTCTGAACCTCCTGCCGGAGCTCCGGGACCAGCGGAGAATAGTGCCGTTAGGTTTGGTGCTGCTGGATCTCTTGCGGTTGGAGTGTTGATGGTCGCTATGGTACTGTAGGCATATCCAGATCTTCCTTCTCTCGATGatagtataaataaaatttagctTATGTATTCTCCTtagatttattttgaaattttgttctTTATATAAAggtaaattttatacaattaccTATATTACTGCCTATGAATTATGTATTATGCTTGCGATTTCAATTACTGTATTcgtatataatataatagtatTTATATTTGTGAATTAATCCTCTTATTCTATATTTAGATCTTAAGATTTTGGTATTCTTAAATGTGATCTGATTTTTTAAAAATGGCAACACTAACACTGTCCCCATCGACGGTGCCAACTCGTCATCTCCACGAACAGTTATCGGAGCGTGGGATAGGCGCTATTGTTCTCGATCAAAATGGAGGTAAAAAAAAGTCCGATGAAAAAAGTAATCAGTagcattttaatattaattaatttacttaccGAAGACCATTAGCAAGTATGCTTAGTTGCGCAACAACATTGTGAGTTCTCTTTGAAATGCTCCAATATCATTTAGTCACCTTAATTTgccatttattgatttttaatatttttaataatatttgaatatttttataattgtcttttaacattttttatatatttttaaagatttctaACGTGGTGGTCTAGATCAAGTCAAGTGCATCTTTTAgaaggttaaattttgttattagttatTGTACTATACttttatttggttatttttagtttttgtatttttaaagttttaaaattttaatccttgtcaaataataatttttaaattcattaaataaagttatattatttccaaaatttgatccgccaaatatattattatatgtgtgaTGTCATGTCATGTTAGCTTACTATTACTagatattactcactaaaaatttaGTTAATGGATTAAAAATTGTCATTTGCGTTAAACTGCAATTTTAAgattgaaaagtatagggacttaaaaTAATCTGACGACAACTGGATGAATAGTATATgattagtaattaaaattaaccaAACATTAAACaggaataaaatttcaaaatttaaaatgcaTAAAGACTAAAATTAGATAATTCGAAAAATACAAGGACTCAATTTGATCAAATAAAAACACATAAACTAAATCCAAAACTTTCACAAACTATATGGACTAATAGAAGAAGTTAACTTTTTTTAGAATTGTAATGATTCCACTAAATTGAGTGCATTTGACGTCGTCGTCTCGTTGACAACactcctcttttttcttttttaaacttaaaatataataatgttatttTGTTGGTGTAAAGGCTAGCAAATGAGGAAGTGGGGAGGGAACATGCATTGTTTCTTCgctttgaattttgatgtttccATATATCATTTCATCACATGTTTTGAACACcttctcaattatttaatttccacCAAAATTCCTAGagttttctaataaattttaaattccaacattataaataataaataatattaataaaatatatttcatttaaggGATTAATCTAATAAAAGAGTAAATTACACTCaatatcactaaattattaataaatttacgttttaattattcaacttaaaaaattacaaaatagttacataattatttgaaagtttttatttaaataattgggctgttaagattttttttttaaaaattcggcTAGCGAGCTCCAAGTAACAAGTGGTATAATAGATCAGTACTCATCAACAAGTAGAATAATATACTTTAGATCCAAGTAAATCTGATAATCAATGttagaaatcaaagaagaaaacggTTTAAATTTTGGTTCGCTGATTCATGATGTTCAAAGTTGCTTCATCAAAAAACAGTTGAAGGGGAAGAAGAGTTTTCGATTAGTGAAGACAATGCGAACAAATATGGTCATATAACAACgattttaacatttaaatgaaaacttttgaatagtttaataatcattttgtaatttttaaaagttgagtgactaaatcataatttagtAAATAGACGAAGCTTAA
Protein-coding sequences here:
- the LOC107908939 gene encoding classical arabinogalactan protein 1, producing the protein MALSRFVYLITVALLFCSVIAQSPTPSPVSSQKKSPTPVSSPPTISAPSPSEVPSATTPSPATVESPPSPSALSPNASPTSISEPPAGAPGPAENSAVRFGAAGSLAVGVLMVAMVL